Proteins from a single region of Flavobacterium sp. K5-23:
- a CDS encoding amidohydrolase: MKCITSLLALFLLLSCNQINKISVDTIITDATIYTVNNTFDKASAMAINEGKIVAIGTNDEITNKYESNNTVEAKNKFIYPGLIDAHCHFYYYGLFLQEVDLNGTKSIQEIVARIKSFQKENKTDFIVGNGWDQNDWDNKKYPSKSDLDIAFPDIPVVLRRVDGHAMVVNSKALKLAGITNKTKAVGGQIEMKNGEPTGILVDGPMNLINKIIPAPSRKVQIRALLAAEKVMFDYGLTTVNDAGLDPDIINLMDSLQKAKKLKINIYAMVSANQKNLNDYLKKGIYKTDNLNVRSFKMYGDGALGSRGACLHKEYSDMPKQYGALTTPFSEMKSFSKQIAASDFQLNTHAIGDSSNTVVLKIYKEVLKWKKDRRWKIEHAQVIQEADFDYFKLGIIPSVQPTHATSDMYWVGERLGKERLKNSYAYKKLLQKAGIIALGTDFPVEEVNPMLTFHAAVTRKDIKGYPKSGFQMENALTREETIKGMTIWAAYSNFEEKEKGSLEVGKWADFVIYDKDLMKINENQMVKMKPTQTFLKGIKMN, encoded by the coding sequence ATGAAATGTATTACATCACTTCTTGCTTTGTTTTTGTTGTTATCCTGTAATCAAATAAATAAAATTTCCGTTGATACCATTATTACGGATGCTACTATTTATACCGTAAATAATACATTTGATAAAGCATCTGCGATGGCAATCAATGAAGGTAAAATTGTTGCTATTGGTACCAACGATGAAATCACAAATAAGTATGAATCCAATAATACTGTAGAAGCCAAGAATAAATTCATTTATCCAGGATTGATAGATGCCCATTGTCATTTTTATTATTATGGTCTTTTTTTGCAAGAAGTAGATTTAAATGGAACAAAAAGCATTCAAGAAATAGTCGCACGCATTAAATCTTTTCAAAAAGAAAATAAAACAGATTTTATTGTCGGAAATGGATGGGATCAGAATGATTGGGATAACAAAAAATATCCGTCAAAATCTGATTTAGATATCGCATTCCCTGACATCCCTGTTGTTTTAAGGCGGGTAGATGGTCATGCAATGGTTGTAAACAGTAAAGCTTTGAAGCTAGCCGGAATAACCAATAAGACAAAAGCTGTAGGTGGTCAAATAGAAATGAAAAACGGGGAGCCAACAGGTATTTTAGTTGATGGCCCAATGAATTTAATTAATAAAATTATTCCAGCTCCAAGTAGGAAGGTTCAAATAAGAGCGCTATTGGCTGCTGAAAAAGTTATGTTCGATTACGGATTAACAACGGTTAACGATGCTGGTTTGGATCCAGATATTATTAATTTAATGGATAGTTTGCAAAAGGCAAAGAAATTGAAAATTAATATTTATGCCATGGTTTCTGCAAATCAAAAGAATCTGAACGATTATCTTAAAAAAGGGATTTATAAAACTGATAATTTAAATGTAAGGTCTTTTAAAATGTACGGAGATGGTGCTTTAGGTTCTCGTGGTGCTTGCCTTCACAAAGAATATTCAGATATGCCAAAACAATACGGAGCGCTAACAACGCCGTTTTCTGAAATGAAATCGTTCTCGAAACAAATTGCAGCTTCAGATTTTCAATTGAATACACATGCTATAGGAGACTCGTCTAATACAGTTGTTTTGAAAATTTATAAAGAAGTTTTAAAGTGGAAGAAAGACAGAAGGTGGAAAATTGAACATGCGCAAGTTATACAGGAAGCCGATTTTGATTATTTTAAACTAGGGATTATTCCATCTGTACAGCCTACCCACGCTACATCTGATATGTATTGGGTTGGAGAAAGATTGGGAAAAGAAAGGTTGAAAAATTCCTATGCTTATAAAAAATTATTGCAAAAGGCTGGAATTATAGCTTTAGGAACTGATTTTCCGGTTGAAGAAGTAAATCCAATGCTGACATTTCATGCCGCCGTAACCAGAAAAGACATCAAAGGATATCCCAAAAGTGGTTTTCAAATGGAAAACGCTTTGACTAGAGAGGAAACGATAAAAGGAATGACCATTTGGGCAGCTTATTCTAATTTTGAAGAAAAGGAAAAAGGAAGTCTCGAAGTTGGGAAATGGGCTGATTTTGTAATTTATGATAAAGATTTAATGAAAATTAATGAAAATCAAATGGTTAAAATGAAACCAACGCAAACGTTTCTGAAAGGAATCAAAATGAATTAA
- the asnB gene encoding asparagine synthase B — translation MCGIVCAFDLKQKAEVLRPQVLEMSKIIRHRGPDWSGIFSNDKAILSHERLAIVDPASGKQPLFSEDGNLVLAANGEIYNHRALRKQFEGKYNFKTESDCEVILALYKEKGPHFIDELNGIFGFAIYDVEKDEYFVARDHMGIIPLYIGWDQHGTFYVASELKALEGFCAKIELFPPGHYLTSKNGEFVQWYKREWTEYDAVKDNVTSIPAIKEALEAAVHRQLMSDVPYGVLLSGGLDSSITSAVAKKYAQKRIESDDVADAWYPQLHSFSVGLEGSPDLAAAQIVADHIGTIHHEVKFTIQEGLDAVRDVIYSLETYDVTTIRASTPMWLMARVIKSMGIKMVLSGEGADELFGGYLYFHKAPNAQEFHEETVRKLSKLHMYDCLRANKSLAAWGIEGRVPFLDKEFMDVAMRVNPQDKMITGERKMEKWVLRKAFEDMLPPSVAWRQKEQFSDGVGYGWIDTLKEVVAVEVSDEQLANAKYKFPLQTPTSKEEYYYRSIFTEHFPSDAAALCVPQEASVACSTKIALEWDEAFKNMNDPSGRAVASVHDDAYAKA, via the coding sequence ATGTGTGGAATAGTATGTGCCTTTGACCTAAAACAAAAAGCGGAAGTTTTAAGACCGCAAGTATTAGAAATGTCTAAAATCATTCGTCATCGCGGTCCGGACTGGAGCGGAATATTTAGTAATGATAAAGCAATCTTGTCTCATGAAAGATTAGCAATTGTAGATCCAGCATCTGGGAAACAACCTTTATTTAGCGAAGATGGAAACTTAGTTTTGGCGGCAAATGGCGAAATCTATAACCACAGAGCATTGCGTAAGCAATTTGAAGGAAAATATAACTTTAAAACGGAAAGTGACTGTGAAGTTATTTTAGCACTTTACAAAGAGAAAGGGCCTCATTTTATTGATGAGCTGAATGGTATTTTTGGGTTTGCTATTTATGATGTAGAGAAAGACGAGTATTTTGTTGCTCGAGATCATATGGGAATAATTCCTTTATACATAGGATGGGACCAACACGGAACTTTTTATGTAGCTTCAGAATTGAAAGCTTTGGAAGGGTTTTGTGCCAAAATAGAATTATTTCCTCCAGGACATTACTTGACGAGTAAAAACGGCGAATTTGTACAATGGTATAAAAGAGAATGGACTGAATATGATGCTGTAAAAGATAATGTTACAAGTATTCCTGCAATTAAAGAAGCATTAGAAGCAGCAGTTCATAGACAATTGATGAGTGATGTACCTTACGGAGTTTTGCTTTCAGGAGGTTTAGATTCTTCTATCACTTCGGCTGTAGCCAAAAAATATGCACAAAAACGTATTGAGTCAGATGATGTTGCCGATGCTTGGTATCCACAGCTGCATTCTTTTTCTGTAGGTTTAGAGGGTTCCCCAGATTTAGCGGCTGCTCAAATTGTAGCAGATCATATTGGGACAATTCATCACGAGGTTAAATTCACTATTCAAGAAGGTTTGGATGCAGTGCGTGATGTAATTTATAGTTTGGAAACTTACGATGTAACTACCATTAGAGCTTCAACACCTATGTGGTTAATGGCTAGGGTAATTAAATCCATGGGTATCAAAATGGTATTGTCCGGTGAAGGAGCTGATGAATTGTTTGGGGGGTATTTATATTTTCATAAAGCGCCAAATGCTCAAGAATTTCACGAGGAAACAGTACGTAAGTTGAGTAAATTACACATGTACGATTGTTTGCGTGCTAACAAAAGTTTAGCTGCTTGGGGTATTGAAGGTCGTGTGCCATTTTTAGATAAAGAATTTATGGATGTGGCCATGAGAGTTAATCCTCAAGATAAAATGATAACTGGCGAACGCAAAATGGAGAAATGGGTGCTTCGTAAAGCTTTTGAAGATATGTTGCCGCCAAGTGTAGCTTGGAGACAAAAAGAACAGTTTTCTGATGGTGTTGGATACGGCTGGATTGACACTTTGAAAGAAGTGGTAGCGGTAGAAGTTTCGGATGAGCAATTAGCTAATGCGAAATACAAATTCCCTTTACAAACACCAACATCCAAAGAGGAATATTATTACCGTTCCATTTTTACGGAACATTTCCCAAGTGATGCTGCGGCACTATGTGTTCCTCAAGAAGCAAGTGTGGCTTGTAGTACTAAAATCGCTTTGGAATGGGATGAAGCATTCAAGAATATGAATGATCCTTCAGGAAGAGCAGTTGCAAGTGTTCATGATGATGCTTATGCAAAAGCTTAG
- a CDS encoding DUF2911 domain-containing protein, producing MKKSTLIATMAFAFTTLLSSNMNAQKFPDLDKSPMDVASFPTDYKNADKIAKVTYSRPVLKGRNVSELAPNGKVWRTGANEATEITLYKDMKLGQTKIKAGTYTFYAIPEKDTYTIIINKDLNVWGSYFYKVENDVARLVVPVTEGKESLEAFSMVFSKSDNGIILNMGWDKVRVAVPFTE from the coding sequence ATGAAAAAATCGACACTTATTGCCACAATGGCATTTGCCTTTACAACGCTTTTATCATCGAATATGAATGCTCAAAAATTTCCAGATCTTGACAAAAGTCCAATGGATGTAGCTTCATTTCCAACAGATTACAAAAATGCCGATAAAATCGCAAAAGTTACTTATAGCAGACCCGTATTAAAAGGACGTAATGTTAGCGAATTAGCTCCAAACGGAAAAGTATGGAGAACAGGAGCTAATGAAGCAACCGAAATCACTTTATACAAGGATATGAAGTTAGGACAAACTAAAATTAAAGCAGGAACTTATACCTTTTATGCAATTCCTGAAAAAGACACTTATACCATTATTATTAATAAAGACCTTAATGTTTGGGGTTCTTATTTTTACAAAGTAGAAAATGACGTGGCTCGCCTAGTTGTTCCTGTAACCGAAGGTAAAGAATCATTAGAAGCATTTTCAATGGTTTTTAGCAAATCAGACAATGGAATAATCCTAAATATGGGTTGGGACAAAGTAAGAGTTGCAGTTCCTTTTACGGAATAA
- a CDS encoding TonB-dependent receptor, with translation MKFNFQNKSTVILVLIAFQFSFAQKKEDNIGAEVVNVVKPYTPTLSDAFKVQETAVLDDAGNAKKENVKYSIFSFPVASTFTPSKGKAEGVEKTKQEHLFNNYATFGVGNYGKLIGELYVHQPLDNNNYVGGMFRHLSSQGGIKGVELDDQFYDSAIDVVYGANQNNMSWKLDLGYHNEIYNWYGLPKGFGSGLSPADRISLVTGIEPMQSYNTITAGGKIDFNEGLLDEAKIRFNRFTDGFGSAENRFYAKPSLRFAVMDESITTNITVDYLGGSFKNNYSNTNTQPLKYGFTNFGISPSFVMLKDDWTLNIGASVFYSLDTENSKNSFFVYPNISASYKVVGDLMLFYAGAEGNLEQNTYMDFVAKNPYVSPTLNIAPTDKQFDIYAGLKGKLASNVSYNLRASYLNERNKALFLSNDYNEDSSNKDYGFGNSMRVAYDDVRTLGFSGELKADFSENVSFGIGGSYNDYTSDMELEAWNLPTIKLNSNIDFNITKKWNAGVNVFYVGDRKDQKNNTDIVFITAPGTNPTTLDSYFDVNANIGFKYSERLSGFLKANNILNNSYQKWMDYPVQGFQIAVGANYKFDF, from the coding sequence ATGAAATTCAATTTCCAAAATAAGAGTACTGTAATTTTAGTATTAATAGCATTTCAGTTTTCGTTTGCCCAGAAAAAAGAGGACAATATAGGAGCTGAGGTTGTCAATGTTGTTAAGCCATATACTCCCACACTATCAGATGCGTTCAAGGTACAGGAAACTGCTGTGCTGGATGATGCGGGGAATGCTAAAAAAGAAAATGTGAAATACTCCATTTTTTCTTTTCCGGTAGCTTCGACTTTTACCCCTTCAAAAGGGAAAGCGGAAGGAGTGGAGAAAACAAAACAGGAACATTTGTTTAATAATTATGCGACTTTTGGTGTTGGTAATTACGGCAAACTAATAGGAGAATTGTATGTTCATCAGCCATTAGACAATAACAATTATGTAGGTGGTATGTTTCGTCACCTTTCATCACAAGGAGGAATAAAAGGAGTAGAGCTTGACGATCAGTTTTATGATAGTGCTATAGATGTTGTGTATGGAGCAAATCAAAACAATATGTCCTGGAAATTAGATTTAGGATATCATAATGAAATTTATAATTGGTATGGTTTGCCTAAAGGATTTGGTTCAGGTTTAAGTCCGGCTGATAGAATTAGTTTGGTTACAGGAATAGAGCCAATGCAGTCGTACAATACAATTACAGCTGGCGGAAAAATTGATTTTAATGAAGGGCTTTTGGATGAAGCTAAAATTCGATTTAATCGTTTTACGGACGGTTTTGGTTCTGCTGAAAATAGATTTTATGCAAAGCCTTCATTGCGATTTGCCGTAATGGATGAATCTATAACGACTAATATTACAGTTGATTATCTAGGAGGAAGTTTTAAAAATAATTATTCGAATACAAATACACAACCTTTAAAATATGGTTTTACGAATTTTGGGATTTCTCCAAGTTTTGTAATGCTTAAAGACGATTGGACCTTAAACATTGGGGCATCTGTGTTCTATAGTTTGGATACTGAAAACAGTAAGAATTCTTTTTTCGTCTATCCAAATATTTCAGCATCGTATAAAGTTGTTGGTGATTTGATGCTTTTTTACGCTGGAGCCGAAGGGAATTTAGAACAAAACACCTATATGGATTTTGTAGCTAAAAATCCTTATGTCTCTCCTACTTTGAATATTGCGCCTACTGACAAACAATTTGATATATACGCGGGATTGAAAGGAAAACTGGCTAGTAATGTTAGTTATAACCTTCGCGCTTCATATTTAAATGAAAGAAACAAAGCCTTGTTCTTAAGTAATGATTATAATGAAGACAGCTCAAATAAAGATTATGGTTTTGGGAATTCTATGCGTGTTGCCTATGATGATGTGAGAACATTAGGTTTTTCGGGGGAATTAAAAGCTGATTTCTCTGAAAACGTGAGTTTTGGAATTGGTGGTTCTTATAATGATTATACAAGTGATATGGAATTAGAAGCTTGGAATCTGCCTACGATAAAACTGAATTCGAATATTGACTTCAATATCACTAAAAAGTGGAATGCAGGGGTTAATGTATTTTATGTTGGAGATCGTAAAGACCAAAAAAACAACACTGATATTGTTTTCATAACCGCTCCAGGTACAAATCCAACTACCTTAGATAGTTATTTTGATGTTAATGCTAACATTGGATTTAAATATAGCGAAAGGTTATCAGGATTTCTAAAAGCAAATAATATCCTGAATAATTCTTATCAAAAATGGATGGATTATCCTGTTCAGGGTTTTCAAATAGCTGTAGGAGCTAATTATAAATTTGATTTTTAA
- a CDS encoding tetratricopeptide repeat protein, translating into MHKLNRFLFLLFFVSSISISAQKSTVYTHELKDFNTALSLFNQKQYASAQVIFDKVKATTANEELKSDCSYYYANCAIRNNQPNADELMERFVSDYPTSVKSNQAFKEVAHFYFEQGYYPQALQWFEKVNENQLSGTERDKFNFQKGYSYFSSKKKKEATTYLNKVVNSAEYGSQAKYYLGFMAYEGDDYKQATKYFDEVSGEEKYKEKLSYYQADMNFKLGNFQKAIELGEKAMAKSSAIEKSELNKIIGESYFNLKKYDAAIPYLAQYKGKKGRWSNTDFYQLGYAYYKQNDYENAISQFNKIINGKDFVAQNAYYHLGESYLNSDKKPQALNAFKNASEMAFDVSIQEDASLNYAKLSYEIGNSYQSVPEVLLSFLKKYPNNASRSVIEKLLIDSYISSKNYKEALVLLEKNKTPENKLAYQKVTFYRGLELYADRYYQDAAKMFKKSIDGQIDPEFAARATFWKGETEYILDDFKNALLSYRQFTGMSRASATPEYKNSNYNIAYAYFKLKEYDQAATYFQNQIDSVKEDYVRLNDSYLRLGDCRFVTSKYWPAMDAYNKVIDFKKSDADYAYFQKAICYGFVAKNDKKIEELNAFLQLFQKSSYRDDAFYELGNTYVAEKKPDLAIKTYDRLISEFKSSSYTSKSILRQGLIYYNSDKNEEALSKFKKVVAEYPKTPEALEAVATARLIYVDSGRVEEYATWVRGLDFVSISNADLDNDSYESAFKQFEQNNNKQAITGFSAYISSFPKGIHAVQANFYLAQSYFSGGLENKSIPNYEYVIGQPRGEFTEQSLARLSQVLLKNKENEKAIPVLIRLENEADFPQNKVFAQSNLMKCYYDAKDYSNAVNYAEKVLNNSKTDDNVKSDAQIIIARSAMQTGDESRARSAYATVLTIAKGELAAEALYYDAYFKFKDKKYEASNTVVQKLAKNYSGYRFYGAKGLILMAKNFYGLKDSFQATYILENVIQNFSEYPEVINEAKKELETIKAEESKTNSSISK; encoded by the coding sequence ATGCACAAACTTAATAGATTCCTCTTTTTATTGTTTTTTGTCTCCTCAATTAGTATTTCGGCACAAAAATCAACTGTTTACACCCATGAGTTGAAGGATTTTAATACGGCACTTTCTTTATTCAATCAAAAACAATATGCTTCGGCTCAGGTTATTTTTGATAAAGTAAAAGCAACAACGGCTAACGAAGAGTTAAAATCCGATTGTTCGTATTACTATGCTAATTGTGCGATTAGGAATAATCAACCCAATGCTGATGAGCTGATGGAGCGTTTTGTTTCTGATTATCCTACAAGTGTAAAAAGTAATCAGGCTTTTAAAGAAGTGGCTCACTTTTATTTTGAACAAGGGTATTATCCTCAAGCCTTACAATGGTTTGAAAAGGTAAACGAAAACCAATTAAGCGGTACGGAAAGAGATAAGTTTAACTTTCAAAAAGGATATAGTTATTTTAGTTCCAAAAAGAAAAAAGAAGCGACAACTTATCTTAATAAAGTTGTAAATTCAGCTGAATATGGTTCTCAAGCTAAGTATTATTTAGGTTTTATGGCTTACGAAGGGGATGATTACAAGCAAGCTACTAAATATTTTGATGAGGTATCAGGCGAAGAAAAATACAAAGAGAAGCTTTCGTATTATCAGGCTGATATGAATTTTAAGTTGGGAAATTTTCAAAAAGCTATAGAGCTGGGTGAAAAAGCGATGGCTAAATCTAGTGCTATTGAAAAATCAGAACTAAATAAAATTATTGGAGAAAGCTATTTTAATTTAAAAAAATACGATGCAGCAATTCCTTATTTAGCTCAATATAAAGGAAAAAAAGGGAGGTGGAGTAATACTGATTTTTATCAACTGGGATATGCTTATTACAAGCAAAATGATTATGAAAACGCCATTTCTCAATTCAATAAAATCATAAACGGTAAAGATTTTGTGGCTCAAAATGCTTATTACCATTTAGGGGAAAGTTATTTGAATTCAGATAAAAAACCACAGGCGTTGAATGCTTTTAAAAATGCTTCGGAAATGGCATTTGATGTTTCTATTCAAGAAGATGCTAGTTTGAATTATGCTAAATTGAGTTACGAGATTGGGAACTCTTATCAAAGTGTACCAGAGGTTTTGTTAAGTTTTTTAAAAAAATATCCAAACAATGCCAGCCGTTCAGTTATTGAAAAATTGCTAATTGATTCTTATATCTCTTCAAAAAACTATAAAGAGGCTTTAGTATTATTAGAAAAGAATAAAACACCAGAAAATAAACTGGCTTATCAAAAAGTGACTTTTTATAGAGGATTAGAATTGTATGCGGATAGATATTATCAAGATGCTGCAAAAATGTTTAAAAAATCTATTGATGGTCAAATAGATCCTGAGTTTGCTGCCAGAGCTACTTTCTGGAAAGGGGAAACGGAGTATATTTTGGACGATTTTAAAAATGCATTGTTGAGCTATAGACAATTTACCGGTATGTCACGTGCTTCAGCAACACCAGAATATAAAAACAGTAATTATAATATTGCCTATGCTTATTTCAAATTGAAAGAATACGATCAAGCGGCTACTTATTTTCAAAATCAAATTGATTCAGTGAAAGAGGACTATGTGCGTTTGAATGATTCTTATTTACGATTAGGAGATTGTCGTTTTGTGACATCTAAGTATTGGCCAGCTATGGATGCTTATAATAAAGTGATAGACTTTAAAAAATCAGATGCTGACTATGCTTATTTTCAAAAAGCGATTTGTTATGGTTTTGTGGCTAAAAACGACAAGAAGATAGAGGAGCTAAATGCTTTTTTACAGTTGTTTCAAAAATCCAGTTATAGAGATGATGCCTTTTATGAATTAGGGAATACTTATGTTGCAGAAAAAAAACCAGACTTAGCCATAAAAACGTATGATCGTTTAATAAGCGAGTTTAAAAGCAGTTCTTATACTTCAAAATCAATTTTACGTCAGGGATTGATTTATTATAACTCTGACAAAAATGAAGAGGCTTTATCGAAATTCAAAAAAGTTGTTGCTGAATACCCTAAAACACCTGAGGCGCTTGAGGCAGTAGCGACAGCAAGATTGATTTATGTTGATAGTGGTAGAGTGGAAGAGTATGCTACTTGGGTTAGAGGTCTTGACTTTGTTTCTATTTCTAATGCTGATTTAGATAATGATTCATATGAGTCGGCTTTTAAACAATTCGAGCAAAACAACAATAAACAAGCAATTACGGGTTTTAGTGCTTATATCTCTAGTTTTCCAAAAGGGATTCACGCAGTGCAAGCTAATTTTTATCTGGCACAATCGTATTTCTCTGGAGGTTTAGAAAACAAATCAATACCGAATTATGAATATGTGATAGGACAGCCTAGAGGTGAGTTTACAGAGCAGTCTTTGGCTCGCTTGTCTCAGGTTTTATTGAAAAACAAAGAAAATGAAAAAGCAATTCCGGTTTTAATTCGATTAGAAAATGAAGCCGATTTTCCTCAAAATAAAGTTTTCGCACAGTCGAATTTGATGAAATGTTATTATGATGCAAAGGACTATTCGAATGCAGTTAATTATGCTGAAAAAGTATTGAATAATTCTAAGACAGATGATAATGTAAAAAGTGATGCTCAAATTATAATTGCCCGTTCTGCTATGCAAACAGGTGATGAGTCGAGAGCTCGTTCTGCTTATGCTACAGTGCTTACCATTGCTAAAGGGGAACTAGCTGCTGAAGCATTGTATTACGATGCTTACTTTAAATTTAAAGACAAGAAGTACGAAGCATCAAATACTGTAGTTCAAAAACTAGCGAAGAATTATTCAGGGTATCGTTTTTATGGTGCCAAAGGATTAATACTTATGGCAAAAAACTTTTATGGATTAAAAGATAGTTTTCAAGCAACTTATATTTTGGAAAATGTAATTCAAAACTTCTCAGAATATCCTGAAGTAATAAACGAAGCTAAAAAAGAGCTTGAGACTATTAAAGCCGAGGAGTCAAAAACAAATTCATCGATTTCAAAGTAG
- a CDS encoding cell division ATP-binding protein FtsE has product MSQPVLSLKNTTIYQGQKVILSNINLEVNHGEFLYIIGKTGSGKSSLMKTLYADLALTEGEGHIVDFDLHTLKEDDIPYLRRKIGIVFQDFKLLPDRTIKDNMLFVLKATGWVDNEEMQRKIDEVLDKVGMKDHANKMPHQISGGEQQRVAIARALLNDPELILADEPTGNLDPQTSAEVLEVLRNINANGKTIIMATHDYALLMKYPSKTLKCEDTKIFEVVQRPA; this is encoded by the coding sequence ATGTCTCAACCGGTACTTTCATTAAAAAACACAACCATTTATCAAGGTCAAAAGGTCATATTATCTAATATAAACCTGGAGGTAAATCATGGTGAATTCTTATATATTATTGGAAAAACCGGATCTGGAAAAAGTAGTCTGATGAAAACTCTTTATGCTGATCTCGCTTTAACAGAAGGTGAAGGACATATCGTCGATTTTGATTTACATACTTTGAAAGAAGATGACATTCCTTATTTGAGAAGAAAAATCGGGATTGTATTTCAAGATTTTAAATTATTACCGGACCGTACTATAAAAGACAATATGTTATTTGTCCTAAAAGCAACTGGATGGGTTGACAATGAGGAAATGCAACGTAAAATTGATGAAGTATTGGATAAAGTTGGGATGAAAGATCATGCTAACAAGATGCCGCATCAAATCTCTGGTGGAGAACAACAACGTGTTGCCATTGCAAGAGCTTTGCTTAACGATCCTGAACTTATTCTTGCAGATGAGCCTACAGGTAACCTAGACCCACAAACTAGTGCGGAAGTACTTGAAGTTTTAAGAAACATCAATGCCAACGGTAAAACAATCATTATGGCCACTCACGATTATGCCTTATTGATGAAATACCCATCGAAAACTTTAAAATGTGAAGATACTAAAATTTTTGAAGTAGTTCAGAGACCAGCATAA
- a CDS encoding S41 family peptidase, whose amino-acid sequence MKTTYKFILLLFLAVFSFQSCQDNDDLGPPASLEIQNFIWKGLNQYYLWQQDVPNLSDDRFEYQDQLNTFLKGNPVPEDLFNALRVDKSIDRFSWIVNDYETLEQSLQGITKNSGVEFGLSYKAGSSTEIFGWVRYILPNSDASTKDIQRGNIFYGINGTQLTVSNYQSLLALENYTLNLADYNGGAITPNGESVSLTKTVLSENPIFINTVINSGDHKIGYLMYNGFYADFDTKLNEAFGTLKAAGITSLVLDLRYNSGGSVLTATRLASMITGQHTGKVFAKQQWNSKINSYFESNNPDLLKNFFTDKIGTTPINSLNLTKVYILTSKSSASASELVINGLEPHMSVIQIGDITTGKNVGSVTLYDSPTFGKEKRSPNHKYAMQPIVLKIVNSDGFGDYFNGLEPTFALKENIGNLGVLGNSTEPLLSTAIGKITGTTKMIMKSPEKDFDYFKDTKSINGVLNQMYIEKAPEGLLKALE is encoded by the coding sequence ATGAAAACCACATACAAGTTTATCCTACTATTATTCTTAGCCGTTTTTTCTTTCCAAAGCTGTCAAGACAATGATGATTTAGGACCGCCAGCAAGTCTAGAAATCCAAAATTTCATTTGGAAAGGACTTAACCAATACTATTTATGGCAACAAGATGTTCCAAATTTATCTGATGATAGATTTGAATATCAAGACCAATTAAACACTTTTCTAAAAGGGAATCCTGTTCCAGAAGATTTATTTAATGCATTAAGAGTAGATAAATCTATAGATAGGTTTAGCTGGATTGTAAATGACTACGAAACATTAGAACAATCGCTTCAAGGAATCACTAAAAACAGTGGTGTAGAATTTGGTTTGAGCTACAAGGCTGGCAGTAGTACTGAAATTTTTGGTTGGGTACGTTATATTCTTCCAAATTCAGATGCTTCAACAAAAGACATCCAACGCGGAAACATTTTTTATGGTATCAACGGAACTCAACTTACCGTTAGTAATTATCAATCCTTATTGGCTCTAGAAAATTACACCTTAAATCTAGCCGATTATAACGGAGGAGCTATTACTCCAAATGGAGAATCAGTATCACTAACAAAAACCGTTTTATCCGAAAATCCTATTTTCATCAATACAGTAATTAATTCTGGCGACCACAAAATTGGTTATTTGATGTATAATGGATTCTATGCAGACTTCGACACAAAATTAAATGAAGCCTTTGGAACATTAAAAGCAGCAGGAATAACTTCTCTAGTGCTAGATTTAAGATACAACTCAGGAGGTTCAGTTCTTACAGCCACTAGACTGGCTAGTATGATTACTGGACAACATACCGGAAAAGTATTTGCTAAGCAGCAATGGAATTCTAAAATCAATTCCTATTTTGAATCTAACAATCCTGACTTGCTTAAAAACTTTTTTACTGACAAAATAGGAACTACACCTATCAACAGCTTAAATTTGACTAAGGTTTATATTTTAACATCTAAAAGTTCTGCTTCAGCATCTGAACTAGTGATAAATGGATTAGAACCACATATGAGTGTAATTCAAATAGGCGATATTACCACTGGTAAAAATGTTGGTTCAGTTACCCTATATGATTCTCCTACTTTTGGTAAAGAAAAAAGAAGCCCAAATCATAAATATGCAATGCAGCCTATTGTTTTAAAAATTGTTAATTCAGATGGTTTTGGGGATTATTTCAATGGACTTGAACCTACTTTTGCTTTAAAAGAAAACATAGGTAATTTAGGAGTTCTTGGAAACAGCACGGAACCTTTATTAAGTACAGCAATAGGTAAGATTACAGGAACTACAAAAATGATAATGAAAAGTCCTGAAAAAGATTTCGATTACTTTAAAGACACTAAATCAATCAACGGGGTTCTAAACCAAATGTACATTGAAAAAGCACCAGAAGGTTTATTAAAAGCATTAGAATAG